CGCTCGCGATGAACGTGCCCGGCGCGCGGATCCACGCCGCCGACATCAGCGAAGAGGCCGTGGACATGGCGCGCCGGAACGTCGAGCGATACGGTCTCGGCGACCGCGTGGAGCTCTCCGTCGGCGATCTCTTCGCTCCGCTCGCCGACCACGGGCTCGAGGGGACGGTCGATCTCGTCGTCTGCAATCCCCCCTACATCCCCACGGGCTCGCTCGAGAAACTCGCCGCCGAGATCATCGATCACGAGCCGCGCGTGGCCCTCGAGGCCGGCGCCTACGGGATCGACATCTTCCGCCGGCTCATCGCCGAGTCGCCGGTGTTCCTGCGCCCGGGCGGCGTGCTGATCTTCGAGATCGGCGCCGGGCAGGAGAAGATCGCCGAGCGCCTGCTGCGGAAGGCGCCGGACTGGCGGGATCCCTACTTCGAGCGTGACCGCGAGGGACAGGTGCGGGTGATGGGTGCCATGCGCGCGTAGCGGCGGAGCGAAAAAAAATCCCCGCCGGCGGCGGGGATCGAAATCCCGATCTCATGCGATGGCTCGATCAGAAGCGGACGAGCGTGTAGTCGACCCGCGCGGCGTAGTACGTGAAGAGGTCGCCGTCGTCGGGCGGGAACGCGTGGTACTCGAGGGCGAAGCCGATGCCCGAGGTGAGAAGGAACCAGTAATCGAAGCCGATCGTCACCGAGCCGCCCGGACGGGTCTCGGTGGTGTGTATGTCGCCCACCGGTTCGACGCCGAGGTGGGGAACGACGCGGTAGAAGCCGCCGCCCGCCGCCGCATAGAGCTGCATCATTTCGTTGAGGCGCAGGAAATAGACCGCCTTTATCTGCACGGGGATGATCCCGAGCCGTTCGTAGTTGCCGTTGTCCGACTTGTTGTAGGACACGATGTCGTATCCGGCCGAGACGCCGAGACAGATGTTGTGGGTGATCATCTTTCCGCCGAAGAAGCCCACGCCGAAAAAGCCCGATTCGGCGTTGTCGACGGTCGCCTTGGAAAAGGATCCGCCGATATGGAAGACGCTCCGGCCGGACACCGCTCCCCCGGCGGTCGCCTGGCCGTAGGCGGGGGTCGTGGCGGCCGCGAAGAGGAACATTGCGGCACCGATACCGGTAACGATCGATCTCGTATTCAAGGGGCCCTCCGATGAAGAGCGAACATAAATGCAGTAACCTGTTGACTTTCTGCACCTTTTTTATAATAAACGGTAGTGTCGGCGTCAAGCGGTTTTCCGGCGTCCGGCCGGCCCGCTCCCCGCGGCCGCGGGGGCCGGCGGGCGGGTCCGTCGTCGCCCGCGGGGAGACGAGATGCGCGTCCTGATGGTCCAGACCTTCCACTATTACCGCGGCGGGGATTCCACTTACATGTTCAACCTCACCCGGCTGCTCGAGTCCCGGGGCCACGAGGTCGTTCCCTTCGCGATGCGCCATCCCGACAATCTCTCCTCGCCCTGGGAGGAGTGGTTCACCGGCGAGATCGATTTTCCCGCGCTTTTGGCCCGCCGGAGTCCCCGGGCGGCCTGGACCGTCCTCTCGAAGAGCATCCACAACGGAGAGGCCCGCCGGAAGATCGCCGCTCTCGCCGACCGGGTGAAGCCCGACGTCGCTCATTTCCACAACATCCACGGCCACCTGACCACCTCGATCGTCCGGCCCCTCGTCGACCGGGGGATTCCGATCGTCTGGACGCTCCATGACTACCGGCAGATCTGCCCCAACACGAGCTTTCTCTCCCACGGCGAGATCTGCGAGCGGTGCCTGCCGAACCGTTTCTGGGAAGTTTTCGTGCGCCGCTGCAAGAAGGAGAGCCTGCCGGCATCCCTCGTCGCGATGCTGGCCGCGTACTGGGAGCGGATGACGGGAGTGCCGGGGAAAATCGCGCGGTTCGTCACACCGAGCCGCTTTCTCGCGGAAAAGCTCGGGGAGGGCGGCTTCGATCCTGCGCGGATCGTCTCCATACCCAACTTCGTCGACGTCGCCGGGTACGCGGGGGAAAAGGAGAAGGGCTACTACCTCTACTTCGGACGCCTCTCGCGCGAGAAGGGGGTCGATCTCCTCGTCCGGGCGGCCGCGCGGGTCGGGCGAAGCGAGCTCCGGATCGTCGGCGACGGCCCCGAGGCGGCCCCGCTTCGCGATCTCGCCGACCGGGTCGGCGCCGATACGGTACGTTTCACGGGGTACCTCTCCGGGGAGGCGCTGCGCGAGGCGCTCGCCGGGGCGAGCTTCGTCGTTCTCCCCTCGCGGTGGTACGAGAATCTCCCCTTCTCGATCATGGAGGCCTTCGCCTCGGGGAAGCCGGTCGTGGCCACCGACATCGGCGGCATCCCGGAGATGGTCGACGACGGCGAGAACGGGCTTCTCTTCCCTCTCGGCGACGAGGCGGCCCTCGCCGACCGGATCGGGCAACTCCTCGACGACGACGAGCTCAGGCGCGGGATGGGGCGTAGCGCGCGCGCGAAGGCCGAGCGCCTCTGGAACGGCGATACCCACTACGAGCGGATCATGGACGTCTATCGCGCCGTCGTCGGCGGCGCGCCGGGGTCTTCCTCCGCGTCGTGCGAGGGATGCCAGTAGGCCATCTCCTTGTCGACGAAGTAGCTGATCGCCGTCCGGATCGCCACGATCGCGGCGAGGAGGGCCATCCCCTCGAGCGTCGGATTGTTCACCGTGTTCACCACGTCCGCCGCGATGAGAAACTCCAGCCCGAGAAGCAGGTAGGAGCCGAGCTGGTGCCGGAGCGCCTCGCGCTTCTTGCGCTGGCCCCGGCCGCGCAGGTGCGAGAGATCGTAGGCGACGAACCGCGCGAAGGTGACGGCGACGCCCCAGACGATGACGGCGATCCCCGCGATGCCGATGATCTCGGCGGCGGTGTGCAGGATCTTCATCGGTTGTTCCTTCCCCTAGAAGCCCGCCCGCTCCAGCCACCGGAGCAGGAGCACGATGAGAACGACGACCGGTGCGACGATGATCCACTCGTTCACCCCGAAAAGCCGCGGGAGCGTCACGTCGCCGAAGTTACCCTTCGAGAGGATGCCGCGCTGGAGGCGCGGATAGAGGGCGGCGAAGATGCCGGCGCCGATGAGGATGCCGACGACGCCCCCGACGAGGGCGTCGAGGGATCCCTGGCCGACCGCCCCTGCCACCGTCCCCGGGCAGTAGCCGAGGGTGGCGAAGCCGAGTCCGAAGATGAGGCTGCCGACGATCGACTGGCCCGCCGAACCCGGCTTGGGGTGCAACTCGGCCAGGCCGAGGCTCTTCAGCAGGTGAACGCCGACCGTGCCGACGACGACGGCGGAGAGCATGATCTTGAGAACGGTGAAGTCGGAAAGCAGGAGCTGTCCGATGATCACGTCGTATTCGGTCGCGCCGCCCTTCTGGAGAAGCACGCCGAACAGGATGCCCGACGCCAGGGCGAGGACCATCTGTATGCCTTTCCTGCCGTGCAATCCTTTCAACATTGACGATCCCTCCCCTCAGGCGGCGATGAGCCGGAAGATGACGTGCGCGGCGGCGATGCCGCCGACGAACATGCCGATGGCGACGATCCAGGAGCTCACGGCGAGCTGCAGCGTGCCGCTGATGCCATGTCCGCTCGTGCAGCCCCCCGCCCACCGGGCGCCGAGTCCCATGAAAACGCCGCCGAGAAGGGCGACGAGGAAGCGCGGCAGCACGGCCGTGCCGAAGTGCGCGGCCCACAGGGCCGGCACCCAGCGCATCTCGAAGGTGCCGGAGATCCGGGCGGAGACGAAGGCGCCGATGACGATGCCGAAAACGAGCATCCATTCCCAGTCGATCTCCGGGGCGAATTTCTTGTAGTAGGGCTTCTCGGCCACCGCCGGTCCGCGGAAGAGCTTCTCGATCATCCCGCTCGTCCGCGCGAAGGCCGTCGAGCAGCCGAGCGGCTTGTCGGAGAGCAGGAAGGTCAGCCAGCTCAGCACGCCGATCCCCGCGCCGACGACGTAGGGCGACCAGCGCTCCATTCCCAGCCATTCCATCGGTCATCTCCCCCTTCCGTGCAACCGGCCGGAGCTCCAGCTGCCGAGATAGTGCGAGGCGTGCGGGATGAAGCAGACCCCGCACCGTTTCGTGTACCCGGCGGCGGTGTATCCCGTCATGCCGCCCGCGACGTTCATCAGTTCGGTGAATCCGTGCTGCAGGAGGATGCTCGCCGCGAGGCTCGATCGGTGTCCCGTGGAGCAGATGATCGCCATCGGCGTCTCTGGATCGAGCTCGGTCCACCGGGTCCTCACCTCAGCGACGGGGATGTTGACCGCCCCGCGGATGTGGTTGTCCGCGAACTCGCGCGGCGAACGGGTGTCGAGGATCGTGAATCGACTGCCGCCCGTCACCATCCCGTGCAGCTCGTGCGTGGAGATCTGCCGGACGTGGGCCGTCGCATACCCCTCCTTCGCCCAGTCGAACATCCCGCCGTCCAGGCAGCCCTCGATGCGGTCGAGGCCGACGCGGTGCAGCCACACGGCCGCCTCCTCGACGATCTCGTGGTGCTCGCCGACGAGGAGCAGCTTCCTGTCCGGGGGAAGGATCCAGCCGGCGAAGGTGGGGAAGTTGCCGCCGCGATCGATGTTGTAGGCGCCGGCGACGTGCAGCCCGCCGAAGGAGGCGAAGGAGCGGACGTCGAGGACGATCCGGTCCCGCCGTCCGGCGCGGTCGCGGAAGAGCTCGGGGGCGAGGGGACGGGGCGCCGGAAGGGTCTCCAGGCGCGCCGGGCCGCGGCGGTTGATGTCGCTGCACCGGGCGAAGTGGTCGGGCGCCGCCGGCATGTCCGTCGTGAGGCTCCGGATGAACGTCTCGCGGTTACGTATCCCGAGTGGCTCGTTGTATCGCTTCTCGTAGCCGATCGTGCTCCGCCACTTGGCGCCCATCGCCCGCCCGCAGAGGGAGCCGGCGCCGTGCGCCGGATAGACCTCGCAGTGGTCGGGGAGCCGCGTCAGCTTCCGGAGGCTGTCGAAGAGCTTCGAGGCGAGCTGCCGGGCCTTGCCGGGGAAGAGGTCGGGGCGGCCGACGTCGCCGACGAAGAGCGTGTCGCCGCAGAAGACGCCGACGGGGGAACGTCCGCGGGCGCGGTCGATCACGACGTAGGAGACGTGCTCGGGCGTGTGCCCCGGTGTGTCGAGGACGCGGAGGAGCACGTTCTCGATCTCGATCGTGTCCCCCTCGTGCACGGGCACGTGCGGGAACGCGCACCGGCCGGCGCGCGGCGCGTAGATCGTCGCGCCGGTCGCCCGCGCGAGGTCGATGTGCCCCGAGATGAAATCGGCGTGCAGGTGCGTCTCGATCACGTGGGTGATCTTCATGTCGAGCGATTTCGCCGCGTCGAGGTAGATCTGAACGTCGCGCTGGGGATCGATGATCGCGCAGGTGCGGTCGCCCGCGAGCATGTAGGAGCTGTGGGCGATCTTGGGAACGAAGAAGTGTTTCAGCAGCACGGTCGCCTCCTTGTCGTTCGTGTCGGTTCAGGCTTCTCTATCGTAACGCCGCCTCAGGCGAAGAGGGCGTACGTGACGCCCGTCGCGACGATGATGAAAACGACGGTCATGATGCCGCCGGCCCGCAGGTAGTCCCGGTTGTGATACCCGCCGGGGGACATGAGGAGCGCGTTGACCTGGTGGGTCGGCAATACGAAGGAATTGGCGGACGAGACGGCCACGAGGATGGCGAGCGCCCGCGGTTCGATGCCCGTCTTCGCGCCGAGGATCATGACGAGCGGGACGAGCAGCACGGTGGCCGCCACGTTCGACAGGAAGAGCGAGAAGAGGGTGGCGAGTGCCGAGATGGCCGCCATGACGAGAAGCGGATGGCTCCCCGAGAGCACCGACATCATCCGCTCGGCGATGAGCGCGGCGGCGCCGGTGCGGTCCATCGCCGTGCCGAGCGGGATCAGGCCGGCGAGGAGGAAGACGGTGCGCCAGTCGACGGCGCGGTAGGCCCCGTCGATCGGCACGACGCCGAGAAGGATCATGGCGAGGGCGCCGGTCAGGAGGGCGAGCGAGAGCTGGACGCCGGAGAATGCGAGCAGGATCGCCCCGAGAAAGCAGGCGAGGGCGACGGAGGGGCGCGGCCGGCCGTCGGCCGAACCGCCCACCGACGTTGCGAGGACGAAGGACCGGTCGTCCTCGAGCTTCAGGACGTTCCCCCACAGCCCGTGGACGATCACCGTGGCGCCGGGCTCGAGGATCTCGTCGGAGAAGTCGTCGCGGATCCCGCGGCGCCCGGTGAGAAGCATGATCGGCTCGACGCCGAAGGTGTTGCGCAGGGCGACCTCGCGGAGGGACTTGCCGGCGACCGGCGATCCCATCGGTATGACCGCCTCGGCGAAGCCGGCGCTGCCCTCGCTGCGCAGGTCCTCGATGACCCCCGATTCCTCGGCTTCCTCGAGGCGGTTGTCGGCGACGAAGCGCCCGACGTCCTTCGCCTCGCCGAGGAGGACGAGCTCCTGCCCGGCGGCGAAACGCGTGTGACGCCAGGGGGCGAACATCACGTCTCCCTCCTGCGCGAGGGCGAGGAGGTTGAGGCCGTATCGCGACCAGAGGGACGCCTCGTCGCGGGTCCGGCCGACGAGGGGACTTTCCGCGGGGATGCGGCACTGGTGGAGGGTCGTCGGGAGGTTCCAGGTTTGCACGAGACGCCGCTGTCCGCCGTCGGTTCCGTTTGCCGTCGTCCCGGCGGGCAGGAGGCGGTAGCCGACGACCGCGAAATACGCGATCCCCGCGGCGAGGAGCGAGAGGCCGATCGGGGTGACGTCGAAGATGCCGAAGGGCCTCACGCCGCGCTGGCGGAGGAGGTCGTTGAGTATGATGAGCGGGCCCGAACCGACCATGCTGCACGTGCCGCCGAGGATCGCCGCGAAGCCGAGGGGCATGAGCAGCCGGGAAACGGGCATCCCCGTGCGTTTCGATATGCGCATCATCGCGGGCAGGAAGAGGGCGGCCGCGCCGATGTTCTGCATGAACGCGGACAGCAGGCCGGCGACCGCGGAGACGAGGGCGGTGAGTTGCCGCTCGTGCGTGCCGGCCGCGCGGAGGATCGGCCGGATGATCCGTTTCATCACCCCCGAACGGTCGACGCCGTGGCCGAGGATCATGACGGCGATCACCGAGATGACGGCGTTCGAGGCCAGCCCCGAGAAG
The DNA window shown above is from Candidatus Krumholzibacteriota bacterium and carries:
- a CDS encoding MBL fold metallo-hydrolase, whose protein sequence is MLLKHFFVPKIAHSSYMLAGDRTCAIIDPQRDVQIYLDAAKSLDMKITHVIETHLHADFISGHIDLARATGATIYAPRAGRCAFPHVPVHEGDTIEIENVLLRVLDTPGHTPEHVSYVVIDRARGRSPVGVFCGDTLFVGDVGRPDLFPGKARQLASKLFDSLRKLTRLPDHCEVYPAHGAGSLCGRAMGAKWRSTIGYEKRYNEPLGIRNRETFIRSLTTDMPAAPDHFARCSDINRRGPARLETLPAPRPLAPELFRDRAGRRDRIVLDVRSFASFGGLHVAGAYNIDRGGNFPTFAGWILPPDRKLLLVGEHHEIVEEAAVWLHRVGLDRIEGCLDGGMFDWAKEGYATAHVRQISTHELHGMVTGGSRFTILDTRSPREFADNHIRGAVNIPVAEVRTRWTELDPETPMAIICSTGHRSSLAASILLQHGFTELMNVAGGMTGYTAAGYTKRCGVCFIPHASHYLGSWSSGRLHGRGR
- a CDS encoding DUF1622 domain-containing protein; translated protein: MKILHTAAEIIGIAGIAVIVWGVAVTFARFVAYDLSHLRGRGQRKKREALRHQLGSYLLLGLEFLIAADVVNTVNNPTLEGMALLAAIVAIRTAISYFVDKEMAYWHPSHDAEEDPGAPPTTAR
- a CDS encoding YeeE/YedE family protein; the protein is MERWSPYVVGAGIGVLSWLTFLLSDKPLGCSTAFARTSGMIEKLFRGPAVAEKPYYKKFAPEIDWEWMLVFGIVIGAFVSARISGTFEMRWVPALWAAHFGTAVLPRFLVALLGGVFMGLGARWAGGCTSGHGISGTLQLAVSSWIVAIGMFVGGIAAAHVIFRLIAA
- the prmC gene encoding peptide chain release factor N(5)-glutamine methyltransferase, with product MMFEAFRKAIEAFKRAGVADPLGETLRLMDIRSAGALRETDAGLLGEGGVDLDALAAGRAEGVPTEYILGEAPFLGLMLHCGPGALIPREETEILARAAIVAAERVGANPLVIELGTGSGNIAVALAMNVPGARIHAADISEEAVDMARRNVERYGLGDRVELSVGDLFAPLADHGLEGTVDLVVCNPPYIPTGSLEKLAAEIIDHEPRVALEAGAYGIDIFRRLIAESPVFLRPGGVLIFEIGAGQEKIAERLLRKAPDWRDPYFERDREGQVRVMGAMRA
- a CDS encoding SLC13 family permease produces the protein MTTDIALILAVLGVTIVLFVSERLRVDVIALLIMVSLAWLRLLEPLEAFSGLASNAVISVIAVMILGHGVDRSGVMKRIIRPILRAAGTHERQLTALVSAVAGLLSAFMQNIGAAALFLPAMMRISKRTGMPVSRLLMPLGFAAILGGTCSMVGSGPLIILNDLLRQRGVRPFGIFDVTPIGLSLLAAGIAYFAVVGYRLLPAGTTANGTDGGQRRLVQTWNLPTTLHQCRIPAESPLVGRTRDEASLWSRYGLNLLALAQEGDVMFAPWRHTRFAAGQELVLLGEAKDVGRFVADNRLEEAEESGVIEDLRSEGSAGFAEAVIPMGSPVAGKSLREVALRNTFGVEPIMLLTGRRGIRDDFSDEILEPGATVIVHGLWGNVLKLEDDRSFVLATSVGGSADGRPRPSVALACFLGAILLAFSGVQLSLALLTGALAMILLGVVPIDGAYRAVDWRTVFLLAGLIPLGTAMDRTGAAALIAERMMSVLSGSHPLLVMAAISALATLFSLFLSNVAATVLLVPLVMILGAKTGIEPRALAILVAVSSANSFVLPTHQVNALLMSPGGYHNRDYLRAGGIMTVVFIIVATGVTYALFA
- a CDS encoding YeeE/YedE family protein codes for the protein MLKGLHGRKGIQMVLALASGILFGVLLQKGGATEYDVIIGQLLLSDFTVLKIMLSAVVVGTVGVHLLKSLGLAELHPKPGSAGQSIVGSLIFGLGFATLGYCPGTVAGAVGQGSLDALVGGVVGILIGAGIFAALYPRLQRGILSKGNFGDVTLPRLFGVNEWIIVAPVVVLIVLLLRWLERAGF
- a CDS encoding outer membrane beta-barrel protein is translated as MNTRSIVTGIGAAMFLFAAATTPAYGQATAGGAVSGRSVFHIGGSFSKATVDNAESGFFGVGFFGGKMITHNICLGVSAGYDIVSYNKSDNGNYERLGIIPVQIKAVYFLRLNEMMQLYAAAGGGFYRVVPHLGVEPVGDIHTTETRPGGSVTIGFDYWFLLTSGIGFALEYHAFPPDDGDLFTYYAARVDYTLVRF
- a CDS encoding glycosyltransferase family 4 protein, producing the protein MRVLMVQTFHYYRGGDSTYMFNLTRLLESRGHEVVPFAMRHPDNLSSPWEEWFTGEIDFPALLARRSPRAAWTVLSKSIHNGEARRKIAALADRVKPDVAHFHNIHGHLTTSIVRPLVDRGIPIVWTLHDYRQICPNTSFLSHGEICERCLPNRFWEVFVRRCKKESLPASLVAMLAAYWERMTGVPGKIARFVTPSRFLAEKLGEGGFDPARIVSIPNFVDVAGYAGEKEKGYYLYFGRLSREKGVDLLVRAAARVGRSELRIVGDGPEAAPLRDLADRVGADTVRFTGYLSGEALREALAGASFVVLPSRWYENLPFSIMEAFASGKPVVATDIGGIPEMVDDGENGLLFPLGDEAALADRIGQLLDDDELRRGMGRSARAKAERLWNGDTHYERIMDVYRAVVGGAPGSSSASCEGCQ